The Glycine soja cultivar W05 chromosome 19, ASM419377v2, whole genome shotgun sequence genomic sequence TTAACTCCATGCAACTGTTCCTGCACTCGATTCAGAACTTTCTTGCGCCATTTCAGTTTCAACTTGTTGCACACATGAAGGGGCTAGTAAGTACGTTGTCTTGTTATACCATGAGAAATTTTAAACCAAAGTTTTGTTCTTTTACTTTGTTTTAAGccggggtttgtttgttttgaatcTCAGATAGCCTGCAAAGTTTTTTGTTTCACTCACTTAAGCACTTACAATAGGCCTTGATGTTTATTCCAGTGTTTGGCTTTTACAGTACACTTCCAAGTTTATATATAAATGTCTGTGTAGCCATCATAAATTACGTCAATATCTTGTTAGTatccattttttctttaatgagaATTCCTTGGAGACAATTAGAGATTGGTTACTACGCTAAGGTAGGTTAGTTGAGATATTGCTTTTTCTTGTCTATGTAGAGATCTTAGTAGTTCAGTGGTACGGTACAGAGGTATGGTACAATATTGTTTTCATAATATTGTCCAATTGGAAAGTGGAATTTCACTGTTAAAATTAAACGGTTTGCTTGATTGATTTACATGTTCGGTTTTCTTTGTGATGAAGTATTTGCATATCTCTAGAGGGtaggttatgatttttttataaagtattcCAACTGAATAGGTTGTTAATGTGAAGATGGAATTGCACTTTAATTCAACTCCTTTTTTCTATCTTCTTGTTAGGTGGCAGTGCTTTTACTTGTAGCAATAAGCACTGCCGTGGAAAGCAATGGGGAAGACAATGGTGGACCATGTAAACAGAATGCATTGAAGGCTAGACCTCACAGTGTGTCGATCTTGGAGTTTGGGGCGGTTGGAGACGGAATAACACTGAACACAGTTGCGTTCGAAAATGCAATATTTTATCTCAAGTCATTTGCTGACAAAGGTGGTGCCCAACTATATGTTCCTTCTGGCACATGGCTAACTGGGAGTTTTAATCTCACCAATCACCTCACTTTGTTCCTTGAGAGAGGAGCTACCATCATTGCATCTCAGGTTTCATTTCATTTGTCTCTGCCACGCCTAGTGCCTTCTTAACAGCAAAGAACAACACATGTAGAATAGTAGAAGTACCATAGAGGAAAAAATggaatcaaatatttaatgtcATTTTCTTCTAAACCTTGCCTAGCTGTGGTAGTGTAGAACTATAGATGATGTGATTTTTCTGCATCCTGAAAAGTTACTATTACTAATGAAGAATATTTAATAAAGCACTTACTTTTGCCCACtcttgaaaaaatttatatatatatatatatatatatatatatatatatatgtatttatctTGAATCACTTCAGGATTATTCTCATTGGGAtatagtggatttcctcccttcTTATGGCAGAGGAATTGGGAGATATCGCAGCTTGATCTATGGGCAGAATTTAAGCGATGTGGTAATAACAGGtaagaattttctttttatcgtTTAACTATTTCTCTCTTAGGATAGGCAATGCAATTCTGCCTTActtaaattgatatatttaatgAATGCAACAGGTGATAATGGAACTATAGATGGGCAAGGCTCCATCTGGTGGAAGCTGTTCAATTCTAATTCCTTAAATTACACTCGACCAAATCTTATAGAATTTGTTGATTCTGTTGATGTCATAATTTCCAATTTGACATTTCTAGACTCTCCTGCTTGGGGCATCCATCCAGTATATTGCAGGTAGTAGTAACTCATATTTGTGTTCACTGAATGATTTCTCAAAGGAAATTGTTCCTTTTTAATCTTTGTTCTTTCCACAATGTAGCAAcgttcaaattcaaaacataacTTATCGTGCACCAGCCGAATTCCCTTACACAAGTGGTATAGTTCCAGGTAAATATAGTTATCTCTCACCTGATTAGGATACAGCACACAAGCTACACACCTTTGAATTATAACCTTTATTTCACAACCAATAAGCGCTTTAATTATAACACAAGGAAGTATAGTTTACTGTTAATTGGTTTATTAGTCCCTTTAACACACTTCgtgattttgtttcttcaatGCTTATAGGCGTTTCtcatttatttgatattttaaacatGCACTTTAGTCACTTAGTGACAGTTTCTTGCATTGCCTTCCTTGGAGTTTATTTTGTAAACTAGTTATTTTTTGGGGCATCATGATTCATTAGTCTTTGCAACTTTCAGATTCTTCTCAGAATGTATGCATTGAGAACAGTAACATTAGCACTGGTCATGATGCAATTGTTCTGAAGAGTGGTTGGGATCAGTATGGCATTGCCTATGGAAAACCAACCTCAAATGTTCACATCAGTAATGTTTACCTACAATCATCATCAGGTGCTGGCTTGGCATTTGGAAGTGAGATGTCTGGGGGAATATCTGTTATTATTGCAGAAAAGCTTCATATTCTCAACTCTCCTATTGGCATTGAACTGAAGACAACTAGGGGTAGAGGTGGCTATATGAGAGGCATCTTCATTTCTGATGCAGAATTGGAAAATATTAGCTTGGGAATAAGCATGACAGGATACTCCGGTTTCCATCCAGATGACAAGTATGACACTAGTTCACTTCCAGTTGTTGGTGACATTACTTTCAAGAATGTGATTGGGGCAAATATTAGTGTTGCTGGGAATTTTTCAGGAATAGTTGAATCACCATTCTCAACAATCTGTCTTTCAAACGTGACTTTTTCTCTCAGCTCCGAGCCATCTCCTTCATGGTTCTGTTCTAATGTAATTGGTTTCTCTGAGCATGTGATTCCTGAGCCATGTCCTGATATCCAGAGCTCGTATTCCAAGTTTCCCTTTTCTTGCTTTTCTTCTCTATATCCACTCTTTAATAATGTCTCAGGCCATTTGGATCATCAACCACAAGAATTATAGTCACCCATTTAGTCCTTTTCATTCAACCTATACACGAGATACAAAATTCATAATCCATCTAGAGCTTCTTCAACTCCCTCACAATtttccaataaaagaaaattcttgATGCAAATGTTATTTCTCTTCGACATTTCAATCGACCTTCCCTTGTTGGTGTCTAGTCCAAAATAGTAGTATATATGTGTACAGCCTCAATTTCTTCATTCatgtaagaaatttttttatggttgTGTACAGCCCAAGACACTTTTTTGCTTTGGACgtatcatttaaaatatatatggagTGCTACCTTGATTCTGTCCATCATGAATTGGCATTGGGGTACACTGTATTGGTTTTGATAAAGCAAAGCTGACAGTATTCTCTTTAATTCTCAGTATATGATTGCTTTTGTTGACTTGCTTGATATGGCAGAAGCATGCATGGTGATGAAATTTATTAGCCTTGAATTCTATGTCATTGTTTTCTTGTCACGGGAAAGCATAGATAATGTTAAACTATTTTAAGGACGGGAATATTAGGAGGTAGATTTTGATGAACAAGGTTGAAAGGTTGGTGTCTAAACGTTAGTTCAGTGGTTGGTCTTGATTcttatgtttttccttttttccccGTTGCTAGACAGCTATACTTGACTAAATCTGATGGATTGGGAGTGGCCAACAATTCCATCAATGGCTGTTCATTGTCCCACTCTACGCTGGAGCTGGGGAACCTGAAGCAGCCAAAATACATCACTTCAACTTTCTTCCGTACCATCTAACTAATGGAACCACCACTAAACCAACAATTGGCATGCAAAACATGGTGATCATCGTCGTCAAATCTATAAACGATACGTTACCTTCTTCATTTACATTATATTCACAAACATGCTAGTACTAAGATGTTTTTCAAAAGACCTCGTAACTGTAAGGATTTTCTAAAATAGAAAGAGTCAAGTATGCTTTTAAGTCAAATAATAACTAATGCATCGTTACTTCAAACAATTAGTTAATGTTGATtgcataagtattttttttaagcagtCAGCACaaaaacaaagtgaaaaaaaaagagcaagatTGAATGAGGTTGATTAGAATTTGCCCAGGCACTTGTCAGCCAGCCTAATTCCCAGGCCAATTCTGTTGTAAAAATTatgagaaaaggaagaagattaTTCGTCTCCCAatgtaattagttttttaatattgCGAAAGTCTTTGAGGACATAACAGATTTTTCTGAATTGAACACAGGTAACATAACTACAGTAATAAGGAATTTAATATGTAAGAGTGTTTTTAGTAGATTACTCCTTTGTTAACACAAGTCAAAagaggagaagagagaaaaatatttgaatgaatTGGAGACGAGAAATAATCATAAGAAAAAAGATAGTTTGTTGTAAAAGATAAAGTATGATTAATAAAACATATGGACCGTTAGAAACTTACAAAAGTtacagataaaataaaatttctgattttaaaagtaaaataattttaatatttctcaTTTAATTAATGTGGGactaatttgaattaaaactttGAAATACTTACAAAATACACAATAATTCCtcgtatatataaaaatttttaagaaaaaaatatcagaGAATAGTAAACTCTAGTAAGTTAATCTGGTTCAACCTAATCACGAGTTAAATGACTTGGAAAAATGGTGACTTACTTTTTCTGCAAATTGATTCGTACGCGttaatctttttctcttttattttggttttaaacatccttgatatttttattttattttttattctgagTTTGTTTTTATGAACTAGTACGTTGTATTTatgccttttatttttctatatttttgtattccttaattttatttttgaatgatTCCTGCCATTTATGACTCTGCGTTGTCTTGTTAGACCCAGGCATGTTTGAGTAAATagcttaattaaatatatattaggtaagtttcttttattatttaaacatttatgtataagttgtttttataatcaaagaaaaaaagttaaattattttcatattgacatattttttttataataagctttcctaaataatttcttaaattaaaactaaagcAACTTATAGATAGCTAGATCATGCATTTTTTCATAAACTCTCTAAAATTGTTACATAAGTCTTTATGCCATAAAATAAGTTCAATGGAGGAATTTGTTTCATGaaatattcttatatttttaagaatgttGTTTCCAGAAATATAACAtatgaaaacattatttttgagtatttttttttaaaaatgtgtttggttatatttaatattcttgggaatattttttaaaatttaaaatattttaaataaaattaatatttacatgtGTATTAAGCAATAAACTCTCATATTCCAATGAGAATAGCACTTTCCTCATCCTTCCTtatgaaaataatagaaatatagGGGGGGAAATGGTAAAAGAGAACGTCTAACATTCTGGGACGGGATAGATTATTATGTATCAATTGAATCAATGACTATTCACAATTTCGTAATTGAATCAACTACAAACGAGATCCAagctaaaaaaatgttatgataaaacttgtttgaaataaatataaaagtcaataatgcccgtgaatattttttaaaaacttgtaACAAACATAAGAATGCTAAATTcccgtatatatatatatatgtgtgtgagaAACAAATACAACCTAGATGTTGttaataagtttatttaaatatactcTCAATATAATAATATCTCATTAATTTGAGTTAAATTAGACTCAATATTCTTATACAAGATCTTGAATTTGGAtcttgtgaataaaaaaaaaagggtgaatgaaagaaaaaattcataataaataactaattaaattcttt encodes the following:
- the LOC114399493 gene encoding probable polygalacturonase, with amino-acid sequence MQLFLHSIQNFLAPFQFQLVAHMKGLVAVLLLVAISTAVESNGEDNGGPCKQNALKARPHSVSILEFGAVGDGITLNTVAFENAIFYLKSFADKGGAQLYVPSGTWLTGSFNLTNHLTLFLERGATIIASQDYSHWDIVDFLPSYGRGIGRYRSLIYGQNLSDVVITGDNGTIDGQGSIWWKLFNSNSLNYTRPNLIEFVDSVDVIISNLTFLDSPAWGIHPVYCSNVQIQNITYRAPAEFPYTSGIVPDSSQNVCIENSNISTGHDAIVLKSGWDQYGIAYGKPTSNVHISNVYLQSSSGAGLAFGSEMSGGISVIIAEKLHILNSPIGIELKTTRGRGGYMRGIFISDAELENISLGISMTGYSGFHPDDKYDTSSLPVVGDITFKNVIGANISVAGNFSGIVESPFSTICLSNVTFSLSSEPSPSWFCSNVIGFSEHVIPEPCPDIQSSYSKFPFSCFSSLYPLFNNVSGHLDHQPQEL